The following coding sequences are from one Leptolyngbya sp. NIES-3755 window:
- a CDS encoding metal dependent phosphohydrolase (similar to AA sequence:cyanobase_aa:LBDG_35980): protein MNFERVYHDPLHGAIALNSGDPTESLLIQLIDTPAFQRLRRIRQLGPASLTFHGAEGSRFTHSLGVMAVARRAFDRIARDYPQLLPHRTVLLCAALLHDIGHGAFSHTAEEIFGSDHEVWTRRILRESKPIRELLDRHSPDLIEQIEAVFLKKHPIPLISQLVSSQLDCDRLDYLMRDSYFTGASYGRIDLDRILMAMRYDPVTQQLVVARKGMAAIEHYLIVRFFMYSQVYNHRKNVAATWVLLKIFQQAKQQLELGDLYADQNVKAWINNEIDLGQYLSTDDGTFIYHLQQWQNHGDEVLSDLSRRFLDRDLLKALDISHVSESDRKKLLEKVQLWTEQLGFDPEIYCGLRIAVSRGYTLYDRGINIQTTIGLREIGELSAMVQTLTQTVQRVWLIYPREIKTKLQHFF, encoded by the coding sequence GTGAATTTTGAGCGCGTCTATCACGATCCGTTACATGGAGCGATCGCGCTTAATTCTGGCGATCCAACTGAGTCACTTCTGATCCAATTAATCGATACGCCAGCCTTTCAAAGATTGCGGCGAATTCGACAGTTAGGACCTGCAAGTTTGACCTTTCATGGAGCAGAAGGATCGAGATTTACGCATTCGCTCGGTGTGATGGCGGTGGCGCGACGGGCATTCGATCGTATTGCACGAGACTATCCGCAATTGTTACCGCATCGAACGGTTTTACTATGTGCGGCATTGTTGCATGACATTGGACATGGCGCGTTTAGTCATACGGCTGAAGAGATTTTTGGTAGCGATCATGAGGTTTGGACGCGGCGAATTTTGCGAGAATCAAAGCCGATTCGGGAATTGCTCGATCGACATTCACCCGATTTGATTGAGCAGATTGAAGCGGTGTTTTTGAAGAAGCATCCAATTCCGCTAATTTCGCAGTTAGTTTCGAGCCAGTTAGATTGCGATCGACTCGATTATTTGATGCGCGATAGTTACTTTACGGGAGCTTCTTACGGACGAATTGATCTCGATCGTATTTTGATGGCGATGCGATACGATCCGGTGACTCAACAGTTAGTCGTAGCGCGTAAGGGAATGGCAGCGATCGAGCATTATTTGATCGTGCGTTTCTTTATGTATTCTCAAGTTTATAACCATCGTAAAAATGTAGCGGCAACTTGGGTTTTGTTAAAGATATTTCAGCAAGCAAAACAACAATTAGAACTTGGGGATTTGTATGCTGATCAAAATGTGAAAGCTTGGATCAATAACGAGATCGATTTGGGTCAGTATTTATCCACAGATGATGGAACATTCATCTATCATTTGCAGCAGTGGCAGAATCATGGAGATGAAGTTTTATCAGATTTGTCTCGGAGATTTCTCGATCGAGATTTGCTCAAGGCGTTAGACATATCTCATGTGTCGGAAAGCGATCGCAAAAAGCTACTCGAAAAAGTACAGCTTTGGACAGAACAACTCGGATTCGATCCAGAGATTTATTGTGGCTTGAGAATTGCTGTGAGTCGTGGATACACGCTATACGATCGGGGAATTAATATTCAAACCACGATCGGACTCCGAGAAATTGGAGAACTTTCAGCTATGGTGCAAACATTAACTCAGACCGTACAGCGTGTTTGGTTGATTTACCCTCGTGAAATTAAGACGAAACTACAGCATTTTTTCTAG
- a CDS encoding ABC transporter related (similar to AA sequence:cyanobase_aa:Npun_F6326) codes for MTNVVIRTEFLSKSFGSLKVLDDISTEIRRGEVVAILGPSGSGKSTFLRCMNLLERPTRGRVYFNDVDITAPKTNIAKVREKLGMVFQHFNLFPHMTTLKNVTYAPIKLKGMSHAQAEEKGRDLLTKVGLGEKCDTYPSRLSGGQKQRVAIARALAMEPEVILFDEPTSALDPETVKEVLEVMKALAKTGITMAIVTHEMGFAREVADRILFLDQGKLAEDAPPNEFFGNPKCARAQQFLEKML; via the coding sequence GTGACTAATGTTGTAATCAGAACAGAATTTCTCTCCAAATCTTTTGGAAGTTTGAAAGTTTTAGATGATATTTCGACTGAAATTCGACGCGGTGAAGTGGTTGCAATTCTAGGTCCTTCGGGGTCTGGAAAGTCAACGTTTCTCCGCTGTATGAATTTGCTCGAACGCCCGACACGTGGACGAGTTTATTTCAATGATGTGGATATCACCGCACCCAAAACAAATATTGCCAAAGTGCGTGAAAAGTTGGGCATGGTGTTTCAGCATTTCAATTTGTTTCCACACATGACGACGCTGAAAAATGTGACGTATGCGCCGATCAAATTGAAAGGAATGAGTCACGCTCAAGCTGAAGAAAAGGGCAGAGATTTATTAACCAAAGTTGGACTGGGTGAAAAGTGCGATACTTACCCATCGCGCCTTTCTGGAGGACAAAAACAACGAGTTGCGATCGCTCGCGCTTTAGCAATGGAACCCGAAGTCATCCTTTTCGATGAACCGACTTCCGCACTCGATCCCGAAACCGTGAAAGAAGTGCTCGAAGTGATGAAAGCTCTGGCAAAGACCGGGATCACAATGGCGATCGTCACTCATGAAATGGGATTTGCTCGTGAAGTTGCCGATCGCATTCTTTTCTTAGATCAAGGCAAACTCGCAGAAGACGCGCCACCGAACGAATTTTTTGGAAACCCAAAATGCGCTCGTGCCCAACAGTTTCTAGAAAAAATGCTGTAG
- a CDS encoding polar amino acid ABC transporter, inner membrane subunit (similar to AA sequence:cyanobase_aa:Npun_F6325) — translation MNLDFSRIFPDIPFILSGVPQTLLFTFASVFFGLILGTVLSLFKISGIKPLIWFALAYTSIFRGTPLLLQLSLVYFATPQLTGYDISALQAGVFTFSLNSAAYMSETIRAGIQAVDKGQTEAAMSLGVPYPLLMWDVVLPQALKNILPALVNETISLLKDSSLVSTIGVVEILRSAQIVGANKFIYFEPLLFAGFLYYVLVMALTLLASVLEKRLRRSD, via the coding sequence ATGAATCTAGATTTCTCTCGTATCTTTCCAGATATTCCTTTTATTCTCAGTGGTGTTCCACAAACTTTATTATTCACGTTTGCTTCTGTATTCTTCGGGCTGATACTTGGAACAGTACTTTCTCTATTCAAAATCTCTGGAATCAAGCCGCTGATCTGGTTTGCTCTAGCCTATACGTCGATTTTCAGAGGAACCCCATTACTGTTGCAGTTATCGCTGGTATATTTTGCAACTCCACAATTAACTGGATATGATATTTCTGCATTACAGGCAGGGGTGTTTACGTTCAGTCTCAATTCCGCCGCGTATATGTCCGAAACGATTCGCGCTGGGATTCAGGCAGTCGATAAGGGACAAACTGAGGCAGCAATGTCTTTAGGAGTTCCTTATCCATTGTTAATGTGGGATGTCGTATTGCCGCAAGCGTTGAAAAATATTTTGCCAGCGTTGGTCAATGAAACGATTTCGCTGTTAAAAGATTCATCGCTGGTTTCAACAATCGGTGTGGTGGAGATTCTTCGGAGCGCTCAAATTGTCGGTGCAAATAAGTTTATTTATTTTGAGCCGCTACTTTTTGCTGGCTTCCTTTATTACGTTTTAGTAATGGCATTGACGCTTCTAGCATCCGTTCTTGAAAAGAGGTTAAGACGCAGTGACTAA
- a CDS encoding polar amino acid ABC transporter, inner membrane subunit (similar to AA sequence:cyanobase_aa:Npun_F6325) → MKRRKVLLGGLCFASLATTAACGGGGGQSGGNQAGGSKTLTMLTSPDYPPYGFYETSGGERKIVGFDIDIANYIAKELGYQLRIQESDFNGLIPALQANRADFVMAGMTPTEERKKNVDFSSIYYQAQNTIVALKGSNLTKAENLAGKRVGVQLGSIQEGDLKKIAEKVQGIQIRTLNRVPEIIQEIKARRIDAAIIEDTVVKGFAQANADLEYNVIPSEGPSGSAIAFPKGSPRVAEFNGVLDKMKASGELNRLAEKWFSTSIPASPAASPSPAASPTASPSPSPTN, encoded by the coding sequence ATGAAGCGACGAAAGGTACTTCTAGGCGGATTGTGTTTCGCCTCTCTTGCAACGACGGCTGCTTGTGGCGGTGGCGGGGGTCAATCGGGTGGCAATCAAGCTGGCGGTAGCAAAACACTCACAATGCTGACCTCGCCCGACTATCCACCTTATGGATTCTATGAAACCTCTGGAGGTGAGCGCAAGATTGTTGGCTTTGACATTGATATCGCGAACTACATTGCGAAAGAATTGGGCTATCAATTGAGAATTCAGGAGTCAGATTTTAATGGTCTGATTCCAGCGCTTCAGGCGAATCGAGCCGATTTTGTGATGGCGGGAATGACTCCGACCGAGGAGCGCAAAAAGAACGTCGATTTTTCTAGCATCTACTATCAAGCACAAAATACGATCGTGGCTCTCAAAGGTAGCAATCTGACCAAAGCCGAGAACTTGGCTGGAAAACGAGTCGGGGTTCAACTGGGTTCGATTCAGGAAGGCGATTTGAAGAAGATTGCAGAAAAGGTACAAGGGATTCAGATCAGAACCTTGAACCGTGTGCCGGAAATCATTCAGGAGATCAAGGCTAGACGGATTGACGCAGCGATTATCGAGGATACGGTGGTCAAAGGATTTGCACAGGCGAATGCGGATTTGGAATATAACGTCATTCCGTCTGAGGGACCATCGGGAAGCGCGATCGCATTTCCAAAAGGTTCGCCCCGTGTTGCAGAATTCAACGGAGTTTTGGACAAAATGAAAGCGAGCGGCGAACTCAATCGATTAGCAGAAAAATGGTTCTCTACGAGCATTCCAGCTTCTCCCGCAGCGTCTCCTTCTCCCGCAGCGTCTCCCACGGCTTCCCCTTCGCCATCTCCCACCAACTAA
- a CDS encoding carbohydrate-selective porin OprB (similar to AA sequence:cyanobase_aa:LBDG_40860), whose translation MVNKLGKSAIAASTIALCTSVFSSSAFATDSLELSTIEPSDSALEQVTSVSQLTDVRPTDWAFQALQSLVERYGCIAGYPDRTYRGNRALTRFEFAAGLNACLDRVNELIAASTADLVKKEDLTTLQKLQEQFAVELATLRGRVDALEARTTTLERQQFSTTTKLGVELVTYLADAFGRNASDANNTNFGYRLRFDFDTSFSGEDRLRVRLQSTNLRRLDTATNFPVGLAGGTDESRFLATSVSQNGEITLNRLQYRFPVGQQLTVYLDANTIDPSIVTDPITPFNDQVIGAPSNFGQINPVYFPIGNRAGLAANFRVSPAISFDFGYYGEDSTIGGPNLTDSRSGIFNGGYSAWGQLVYGSGALKFGLLYVNSYSVVNGVDTLAGSNAAKVIGAGPVIGNSYGFQFNYRISPRFELGGWLGYTAARALGDGTKGDASVWNYAINLAFPDLGKTGNLGGIIFGMQPRLTGTSNDTLAQSIGLPAGQRSDRDIGYHIEAFYRYQFTDNVSITPGIIWLTAPNHDNRNPDVVIGVIRTTFVF comes from the coding sequence GCACGATCGCGCTTTGTACATCAGTTTTCAGTTCCAGCGCATTTGCAACTGATTCATTAGAACTTTCTACGATCGAGCCTTCTGATTCAGCGCTCGAACAAGTCACTTCAGTTTCACAATTAACTGATGTTCGTCCAACCGATTGGGCATTTCAAGCTCTGCAATCTTTGGTTGAGCGGTATGGCTGTATCGCGGGTTATCCTGATCGGACCTATCGAGGAAATCGTGCCTTAACGCGGTTTGAATTTGCAGCGGGATTGAATGCTTGTCTCGATCGAGTGAATGAACTGATCGCAGCTTCCACCGCAGATTTAGTGAAAAAAGAAGACCTAACAACGCTGCAAAAGCTTCAAGAACAATTCGCAGTGGAACTCGCAACGCTTCGAGGTCGAGTGGATGCCTTAGAAGCTCGAACGACCACTTTAGAGAGACAGCAGTTTTCAACGACCACAAAGCTCGGAGTTGAGTTGGTTACTTACTTGGCTGATGCGTTTGGGCGTAATGCGAGTGATGCAAACAATACGAATTTTGGTTATCGATTGCGGTTCGATTTTGACACGAGCTTTTCGGGTGAAGACCGCCTTAGAGTTCGACTACAATCGACCAACTTGCGACGGCTCGATACTGCTACTAATTTTCCGGTGGGGTTAGCAGGCGGAACCGATGAATCGAGATTTCTAGCAACCAGCGTTTCGCAGAATGGTGAAATTACGCTGAATCGCTTGCAGTATCGGTTCCCCGTGGGGCAACAGTTAACGGTTTATCTGGATGCGAACACGATCGACCCTAGTATCGTGACTGATCCGATTACGCCGTTTAATGATCAAGTGATTGGTGCGCCCTCGAACTTTGGGCAAATCAATCCGGTTTATTTCCCGATCGGGAATCGGGCTGGACTGGCTGCAAATTTCCGAGTGTCCCCTGCAATTAGCTTTGATTTCGGTTACTACGGCGAAGATTCAACGATCGGTGGACCGAATCTTACAGATAGCAGATCTGGGATTTTCAACGGTGGCTATAGTGCTTGGGGGCAACTCGTCTATGGATCTGGAGCGCTCAAATTCGGCTTGCTCTATGTCAATAGCTATTCTGTAGTCAATGGTGTGGATACTTTAGCTGGAAGCAATGCCGCGAAAGTGATCGGAGCGGGTCCAGTAATTGGAAATTCCTACGGGTTCCAGTTTAACTATCGAATTTCACCCCGATTTGAATTGGGTGGATGGCTCGGATATACAGCGGCTCGTGCGTTAGGAGATGGCACAAAAGGTGATGCAAGTGTTTGGAACTATGCGATTAACTTAGCGTTTCCAGATTTGGGCAAGACCGGGAACTTGGGCGGAATTATCTTTGGGATGCAGCCGAGATTAACGGGCACGAGCAATGATACTTTGGCGCAATCGATCGGGCTTCCGGCTGGACAACGCAGCGATCGAGATATTGGCTATCACATCGAAGCCTTTTACCGCTATCAATTCACCGACAATGTTTCGATCACACCTGGGATCATTTGGCTCACGGCTCCAAACCACGACAATCGGAATCCTGATGTGGTGATTGGTGTGATTCGTACCACGTTCGTTTTCTAA